In Ruminococcaceae bacterium BL-6, a genomic segment contains:
- a CDS encoding conserved protein of unknown function (Evidence 4 : Unknown function but conserved in other organisms), which produces MKKKAFRYFFDFINGQERWLNRMAEKGCRLKKCGSLSYTFERSAPGEYEYRVEFVGEESAPKAKRYRSFLEEMGYRTLTKNINLNYAFGKIRWRPWGKGWGQVAASPGSYNRELLIVEKKRDGKPFELHTDLRDRFSRCRAVCKGYAWALLSLLAILACTLFIPGAASVPGFWLWVIRAAAVLLLMLYGIPAAAYYKNPNSQAFKQNM; this is translated from the coding sequence ATGAAAAAGAAGGCGTTCCGCTATTTTTTCGATTTTATCAACGGTCAGGAACGGTGGCTGAACCGGATGGCCGAAAAGGGCTGTCGCCTGAAAAAATGCGGCAGCCTGTCCTACACGTTCGAGCGTTCCGCCCCGGGGGAATATGAGTACCGGGTCGAATTCGTCGGCGAGGAATCCGCTCCAAAAGCGAAGCGGTACCGCTCCTTCCTGGAAGAAATGGGGTACCGGACGCTCACAAAGAACATCAACCTCAATTACGCCTTCGGAAAGATACGGTGGCGTCCGTGGGGGAAAGGCTGGGGGCAGGTTGCCGCATCCCCCGGCTCTTACAACCGAGAGCTTTTGATCGTGGAAAAGAAAAGGGACGGCAAGCCGTTCGAGCTCCACACGGACCTGCGGGACCGGTTTTCCCGCTGCCGCGCCGTCTGCAAAGGATATGCCTGGGCCCTTCTCTCTCTTCTGGCCATACTCGCATGCACCCTTTTTATCCCGGGGGCCGCGTCCGTTCCCGGGTTCTGGCTGTGGGTCATACGGGCCGCGGCGGTCCTTCTTCTGATGCTCTACGGGATTCCCGCCGCGGCCTATTATAAGAACCCGAATTCACAAGCGTTTAAGCAAAATATGTAA
- a CDS encoding PadR family transcriptional regulator codes for MIYYSKRYIHKEGIPIRDNKKGGALTETTFLILLSVTKPRHGYGMMKFIEQETHGRVALGAGTLYGAIETLLKKGWIRPVKTGAEHGKKEYLLTETGRKIAGAESARLSELEKLARRILGGEAS; via the coding sequence GTGATATATTACAGTAAACGATATATACACAAAGAAGGGATACCGATTCGCGACAATAAAAAGGGCGGTGCTCTGACGGAGACCACCTTTCTGATCCTGCTGTCCGTGACGAAGCCAAGGCACGGCTACGGCATGATGAAATTCATCGAGCAGGAGACCCACGGGCGAGTGGCGCTCGGCGCGGGAACCCTGTACGGCGCCATTGAGACGCTGTTGAAAAAGGGCTGGATCCGTCCGGTGAAAACCGGCGCGGAGCATGGCAAAAAGGAGTACCTTTTAACGGAAACGGGAAGAAAAATCGCCGGGGCCGAATCGGCGCGGCTCAGTGAGCTGGAAAAACTGGCGCGGCGGATTCTGGGAGGGGAAGCATCATGA
- a CDS encoding TetR family transcriptional regulator — MKESSRQLQKQRTRDMLLHTAYLYFSEHGIRNTRMSDIAQAAGVSHGTVFLHFKTQEELIAEVVGTCCGKIARRTHELAGECGSLEEMLKAHLDGIREYEAFYTRLVVENRMLPQSARDAWISVQSAVSLHLSPFLEKAAAEAGLSGTPASMLFHVWMGLIHYYLANSDLFAPDGKVVERYGDAWISTFLQLLRQRPEKPS; from the coding sequence ATGAAAGAGTCATCACGACAGCTGCAGAAGCAGCGGACAAGGGATATGCTGCTGCACACGGCCTATCTGTATTTTTCCGAGCACGGCATCCGGAACACCCGGATGTCGGACATTGCGCAGGCGGCCGGCGTTTCCCACGGCACCGTGTTCCTCCACTTCAAAACGCAGGAGGAGCTGATTGCCGAGGTGGTCGGAACCTGCTGCGGCAAAATCGCCCGGCGGACGCACGAGCTTGCCGGCGAATGCGGCTCCCTCGAAGAGATGCTGAAAGCTCATCTCGACGGGATCCGGGAATATGAAGCGTTTTATACGCGGCTCGTCGTCGAGAACCGCATGCTTCCGCAGAGTGCCAGAGACGCGTGGATTTCCGTACAGTCGGCGGTTTCGCTTCACCTGAGCCCGTTTCTGGAAAAGGCCGCCGCAGAAGCGGGGCTTTCCGGCACACCGGCTTCCATGCTCTTTCATGTCTGGATGGGGCTGATCCATTACTACCTTGCCAACTCGGATTTGTTCGCGCCGGATGGAAAGGTTGTGGAGCGGTACGGCGACGCCTGGATTTCCACTTTCCTGCAGCTTCTCCGGCAGCGGCCGGAAAAGCCGTCGTAA
- a CDS encoding AraC family transcriptional regulator: MKICISCGMPMTKPSDFPMGDETKPYCVHCARPDGTMQSYREKLEGSTEFLIRTQGLDREAALALAKRTLAKQPAWKDTEE, encoded by the coding sequence ATGAAAATCTGTATTTCCTGCGGGATGCCCATGACGAAGCCGTCGGATTTTCCGATGGGCGACGAAACCAAACCGTACTGCGTCCACTGCGCGAGGCCGGATGGCACGATGCAGTCCTATCGGGAAAAGCTGGAGGGCAGCACGGAGTTCCTGATCCGTACCCAGGGGCTGGACCGGGAAGCCGCCCTTGCGCTTGCAAAACGAACGCTGGCAAAGCAGCCGGCCTGGAAGGACACGGAGGAATAA
- a CDS encoding conserved membrane protein of unknown function (Evidence 4 : Unknown function but conserved in other organisms), protein MPKTKSQKILFSILMSFFMVYGMEVYNQAILHKGMTNSLFLLPVKELLLLMAVVIALETSVGGPLARKLAFRLVDPEKDRRIAVILTVQVMTVCLMCPMMSFVAAFLFKGGFGPQIVATWVQTLAVNFPMAFCWQIFIAGPLVRLIVRTVDRKV, encoded by the coding sequence ATGCCGAAAACAAAAAGCCAAAAAATTTTATTTTCCATTCTGATGTCGTTTTTCATGGTTTATGGGATGGAGGTCTACAATCAGGCCATCCTTCACAAGGGGATGACAAATTCGCTTTTCCTGCTGCCGGTGAAGGAGCTGCTTCTGCTGATGGCGGTCGTCATCGCTCTGGAAACCTCGGTCGGAGGGCCGCTGGCGCGGAAGCTGGCGTTCCGGCTGGTCGACCCGGAAAAAGACAGAAGGATCGCGGTGATTCTGACGGTGCAGGTCATGACGGTCTGCCTGATGTGCCCGATGATGAGCTTTGTCGCCGCCTTTCTGTTCAAAGGGGGATTCGGCCCGCAGATCGTCGCCACGTGGGTGCAGACGCTGGCCGTCAATTTCCCGATGGCGTTCTGCTGGCAGATTTTTATCGCAGGCCCGCTGGTGCGGCTGATCGTCCGGACAGTGGACCGGAAGGTATGA
- a CDS encoding HAD family phosphatase: MMKSENQMPRLVVFDLDGVILNSEPLHEAAKRRIFAKYGIPAGLDLSWSVGRPNSELWGPMVERYRLPCSAKELERMQYEQILSLIRERNVPLSDGLPELLRWLRQENVKIGLASSSDRFYVDRILEYFALKPWFDAVKGGDEAAHKKPAPDIYTAVLKAAGIPAGHAVAVEDTKAGIEAASAAGLRCVGYRNPTSGEQKLDRADWIVETLSGIPGLLKPA, from the coding sequence ATGATGAAATCAGAAAATCAAATGCCGCGGCTCGTCGTTTTCGATCTGGACGGAGTCATTCTGAACAGCGAGCCGCTGCATGAGGCCGCCAAAAGAAGAATTTTCGCGAAATACGGGATTCCCGCCGGCCTCGACCTGTCGTGGTCGGTGGGCCGCCCCAATTCGGAGCTGTGGGGCCCGATGGTGGAGCGTTACCGCCTGCCCTGCTCCGCAAAGGAGCTGGAGCGCATGCAGTACGAACAGATCCTGTCGCTGATCCGGGAAAGGAACGTGCCGCTGAGCGACGGCCTTCCGGAGCTTCTCCGATGGCTTCGGCAGGAAAACGTCAAAATCGGGCTGGCGTCTTCCTCCGACCGTTTTTATGTCGATCGTATTTTGGAATATTTTGCTCTGAAACCATGGTTCGACGCTGTGAAGGGCGGGGACGAGGCGGCGCATAAAAAGCCCGCTCCGGACATTTATACGGCGGTGCTGAAAGCGGCGGGAATCCCTGCCGGGCACGCGGTCGCAGTGGAGGACACCAAAGCCGGAATCGAAGCCGCCTCTGCCGCGGGGCTGCGGTGCGTCGGATACCGCAACCCGACTTCCGGGGAGCAGAAGCTGGACCGGGCCGACTGGATCGTCGAAACCCTTTCCGGGATTCCCGGTCTTCTGAAACCGGCCTGA
- a CDS encoding Uncharacterized periplasmic metal-binding protein TP_0034 encodes MLKRYTALLLCAATVISVGLSACSSGKSASSAAASQPAGTVSEENKSSGKKLKVSVTFDAMKEFTAAVGKDKVDISTIIPAGTEPHDFEPKAQDLAGLSTAKVFVYSGLGMEAWADKAVKSADNAELVAVEASKGAEPIKNTDPGEIEEHGQYDPHIWLSLKGAEIETKNIRDGLVKADPANKDYYEKNCEDFVAQLESLYTEYDQKFKSAPKKSFVTGHAAFGYLCRDFGLEQNSVEDVYAEGEPSAQQLSELVKYCKDHKVTTVFAEEMASPDVSKTLAKEVGAQVETIYTVESAEDDKTYLERVESNLSKIYASLGGKA; translated from the coding sequence ATGTTAAAACGGTACACGGCGCTTCTGCTATGCGCGGCGACTGTGATAAGCGTAGGTCTCTCGGCATGCAGCAGCGGAAAATCGGCAAGCTCGGCGGCGGCCTCTCAGCCTGCCGGTACGGTTTCGGAGGAAAACAAATCTTCGGGTAAAAAGCTGAAGGTATCGGTCACCTTTGACGCGATGAAAGAATTCACCGCAGCGGTCGGCAAGGACAAGGTGGATATTTCCACGATTATTCCCGCCGGAACGGAGCCGCATGATTTTGAACCGAAGGCACAGGATCTTGCCGGGCTCAGCACGGCAAAGGTTTTTGTGTACAGCGGGCTTGGCATGGAGGCCTGGGCGGACAAGGCGGTAAAGTCGGCAGATAATGCGGAGCTGGTCGCCGTCGAGGCTTCCAAGGGCGCGGAGCCGATCAAGAACACCGATCCCGGGGAGATCGAGGAGCACGGGCAGTACGACCCCCACATCTGGCTCAGCCTGAAGGGCGCCGAAATCGAGACGAAGAACATCAGGGACGGCCTGGTGAAAGCGGACCCGGCAAATAAGGACTATTATGAGAAGAACTGCGAGGACTTCGTCGCCCAGCTGGAAAGCCTGTATACGGAGTACGATCAGAAATTCAAGTCCGCCCCGAAAAAGAGCTTTGTCACCGGACACGCCGCGTTCGGCTATCTGTGCCGCGATTTCGGGCTGGAGCAGAACAGCGTAGAGGATGTCTACGCGGAGGGCGAGCCCAGCGCGCAGCAGCTTTCCGAGCTTGTCAAATACTGCAAGGATCATAAGGTCACCACTGTTTTCGCGGAGGAAATGGCGAGCCCCGACGTCTCGAAAACGCTGGCAAAGGAAGTCGGCGCGCAAGTCGAAACCATTTATACCGTTGAAAGCGCGGAAGACGACAAAACCTATCTGGAGCGGGTCGAGAGCAATCTGAGCAAAATCTATGCCAGCTTGGGCGGAAAAGCCTGA
- the rpsNB gene encoding alternative ribosomal protein S14 (Evidence 2a : Function from experimental evidences in other organisms; PubMedId : 12904577, 17163968, 19648245, 20208344, 27561249; Product type f : factor): MAKKAMVMKCRRQRQTALKYAEKRRELIEKGDRAALSKLPRDASPTRIHNRCSLTGRPHGYLRKFGVSRIVFRELAHKGQIPGVRKASW; the protein is encoded by the coding sequence ATGGCAAAAAAAGCAATGGTCATGAAATGCCGCAGACAGCGGCAGACCGCACTGAAATATGCGGAAAAGCGCAGGGAGCTGATCGAAAAGGGGGACCGCGCCGCGTTGAGCAAGCTGCCGCGCGACGCGTCGCCCACACGGATTCACAACCGCTGTTCCCTGACCGGCCGCCCGCACGGTTACCTGCGGAAATTCGGGGTGTCCCGCATCGTGTTCCGGGAGCTGGCGCACAAGGGGCAGATCCCCGGCGTCAGAAAGGCAAGCTGGTAA
- the rpmGA gene encoding ribosomal protein L33 (Evidence 2a : Function from experimental evidences in other organisms; PubMedId : 12682299, 12904577, 19648245, 22720735, 23002217, 27561249; Product type s : structure), giving the protein MSSMRVKVTLACTETGDRDYTTTKNKKTHPERLEMRKYSPRLHRHALYRETK; this is encoded by the coding sequence ATGAGCAGTATGAGGGTAAAGGTCACGCTGGCCTGCACGGAAACGGGGGACCGGGACTATACGACGACGAAAAACAAAAAGACCCACCCGGAGCGGCTGGAAATGAGGAAGTATTCTCCCCGCCTTCACAGGCATGCCCTGTACCGGGAAACGAAATAG
- a CDS encoding membrane protein of unknown function (Evidence 5 : Unknown function), with amino-acid sequence MPVAVKANDNVVLASLSTNGATEWAFENYNRIGQIAILVFVFAAFVLILGGWKGMSTILSLTFTCLSLFYVYIPFLIAGYNIYAATVIICIYIIGISFIFTGGVNQKSLAAAIGCAGGVVFSGVIYRYMEAVMKLTGYYNDETSRLSQIFGQGNLNLKGVVFAMVTIGALGGTMDVAMSIASSLDEIRTEKAVTKYDLIRSGLNIGKDIMGTMANTLILAYIGSSLVMVLIYGVSNYPLFQLLNKEEIIIEMLQSLIGSLGMLFTIPFTTVVSSILFTARKEEAEPLPYRHKQQTGMKRPGGYRQ; translated from the coding sequence ATGCCCGTGGCGGTAAAGGCGAACGATAACGTCGTGCTCGCAAGCCTCTCTACGAACGGCGCCACGGAATGGGCCTTTGAAAACTATAACCGGATCGGGCAGATCGCGATTCTCGTTTTCGTCTTTGCCGCTTTCGTTCTGATTCTGGGCGGATGGAAAGGGATGAGCACGATTTTGTCCCTGACGTTTACCTGCCTGTCGTTATTTTACGTGTACATCCCGTTTCTCATCGCGGGATACAACATTTACGCGGCAACCGTGATCATCTGCATCTACATCATCGGGATCTCTTTCATCTTTACAGGGGGGGTGAATCAAAAGAGCCTGGCCGCGGCGATCGGCTGCGCGGGGGGAGTCGTCTTCTCCGGGGTCATTTACCGGTATATGGAAGCGGTCATGAAATTGACCGGATACTATAACGACGAAACTTCCCGCCTGTCCCAGATCTTCGGGCAGGGGAACCTGAATCTGAAGGGCGTCGTGTTTGCCATGGTGACGATCGGCGCTTTGGGCGGAACGATGGATGTCGCGATGTCGATCGCATCCTCGCTGGATGAAATCAGGACGGAAAAGGCGGTGACCAAATATGACCTGATCCGATCCGGGCTTAACATCGGAAAAGACATTATGGGAACAATGGCCAACACCCTGATCCTGGCCTATATCGGAAGCAGCCTTGTCATGGTTCTGATCTACGGGGTCTCCAATTACCCCCTGTTCCAGCTCCTCAACAAAGAGGAGATCATCATCGAAATGCTCCAGTCCCTGATCGGCAGCCTCGGGATGCTGTTTACCATCCCCTTCACCACGGTAGTCTCGTCCATCCTGTTCACGGCGCGGAAAGAGGAGGCGGAACCCCTCCCCTACAGGCACAAACAGCAAACGGGCATGAAGCGGCCCGGAGGTTACCGCCAATAG
- a CDS encoding exported protein of unknown function (Evidence 5 : Unknown function): protein MNRKKGNRQDIKIYIFVFLFSIVFLVVGNSIASSHKTNLTIPDYESELENQVFAKVARVDSVTPNPDDSSTDILGSPRRLRRGNRRALPYKPRSMCIKTTTPCPWR from the coding sequence ATGAACCGTAAAAAAGGGAATCGTCAGGACATAAAAATTTATATTTTCGTCTTTCTGTTTTCCATCGTTTTCCTTGTTGTGGGAAACAGCATCGCTTCATCCCATAAGACCAACCTGACGATCCCCGATTACGAATCCGAATTGGAAAATCAGGTTTTTGCGAAAGTGGCCAGGGTCGATTCCGTAACCCCCAACCCCGACGACAGCTCGACCGATATCCTTGGTTCACCGCGACGATTACGGCGGGGAAACAGAAGGGCGCTTCCGTACAAGCCACGCAGTATGTGTATAAAAACAACGACACCATGCCCGTGGCGGTAA
- a CDS encoding LacI family transcriptional regulator, protein MSATIKDIARETGLSIATISKYMNGATLREKNRVAIERAVKKLNYTVNEYARGLKSNKSRTIGVVIPELSNLFVTQIITKMEDILRAQGYSVMICDCHTDEKLECEAVRFLMGKMVDGIVNMPICQDGRHLKPALEKKIPIVLVDRTVDALTGLADSVLIDNAAAAKMATSYLLERGHREIGIIIGPEGVFTTTQRLKGYFDAFGARGLTPDEANIQHGDYMLQGGYESMRRLLAEKKCTAVFVTNYEMTLGAVIAINEAGLKIPEEISVIGFDNMDLSRITHPRLTIVTQPLEQIGAQAAKLLLEHLTGSTPCAPVSISLSTTLQEGASVRRL, encoded by the coding sequence ATGTCGGCTACGATTAAAGATATTGCCCGCGAAACGGGCCTCAGCATCGCCACCATTTCCAAATATATGAACGGGGCAACTCTGCGGGAAAAAAACCGCGTCGCGATCGAGCGGGCTGTGAAAAAGCTGAACTATACCGTCAACGAATATGCGCGGGGGTTAAAATCCAACAAAAGCCGGACCATCGGCGTCGTCATTCCGGAACTGAGCAATCTGTTCGTCACGCAGATCATCACGAAGATGGAGGATATCCTGCGCGCACAGGGCTACAGCGTGATGATCTGCGACTGCCATACGGATGAAAAGCTGGAATGCGAGGCGGTCCGGTTCCTGATGGGGAAGATGGTGGACGGCATCGTCAACATGCCGATCTGCCAGGATGGACGCCATCTGAAGCCAGCCCTGGAAAAAAAGATTCCGATCGTTCTGGTCGACCGCACCGTCGACGCCCTGACCGGGCTTGCCGACTCCGTGCTCATCGACAATGCCGCGGCGGCGAAAATGGCCACCTCGTATCTTCTGGAGCGCGGGCACCGGGAAATCGGGATCATCATCGGCCCGGAGGGCGTCTTTACGACCACACAGCGGCTGAAAGGCTATTTTGACGCCTTCGGAGCCCGTGGGCTGACCCCCGATGAGGCGAATATTCAGCACGGCGATTATATGCTGCAGGGGGGTTACGAGAGCATGCGCCGGCTGCTTGCGGAAAAAAAATGCACCGCCGTGTTCGTGACCAATTATGAAATGACGCTGGGCGCCGTCATCGCGATCAACGAGGCGGGGCTGAAAATCCCCGAAGAGATTTCCGTCATCGGGTTCGACAACATGGACCTTTCCCGCATCACCCATCCCCGGCTGACCATTGTGACCCAGCCGCTGGAGCAGATCGGGGCTCAGGCCGCGAAGCTGCTGCTGGAGCATCTGACCGGAAGCACGCCGTGCGCCCCCGTGTCCATCTCCCTGTCCACCACGCTGCAGGAAGGGGCGTCCGTCCGCCGCCTTTGA
- the gatY gene encoding D-tagatose-1,6-bisphosphate aldolase subunit GatY, with protein MSFVTSKQVLLKAQEGGYAVGAFNVENMEMAQAVVEAAEEMRAPVILQTTPSTVKYAGVEMYFAIGKTLAEKADVPVVLHLDHGNSFELCVRALRAGYTSIMIDGSKLPLADNIALTKRAVELCDPADVPVEGEIGRVGGKEDDTVCDDAGYTIPEEAVRFERETGLSSMAVGVGTAHGVYKKTPVLNTALVGELKGRLTVPMVLHGASGLSDEAVRECIRRGICKVNFATELRIAYSGGVKAVLGEKPDTFDPKAYGKAARERVKELVENRMRVCGCDGKA; from the coding sequence ATGTCCTTTGTAACATCGAAACAGGTCCTGCTGAAGGCACAGGAGGGCGGTTATGCCGTCGGTGCCTTCAATGTGGAAAACATGGAGATGGCCCAGGCCGTCGTGGAGGCGGCGGAAGAAATGAGGGCGCCGGTGATCTTGCAGACGACGCCTTCGACGGTGAAATATGCGGGGGTGGAGATGTACTTCGCCATCGGAAAGACGCTGGCGGAAAAGGCGGACGTACCCGTTGTCCTGCACCTCGACCACGGAAACAGCTTCGAGCTGTGCGTGCGTGCGCTGCGGGCGGGCTACACCAGCATCATGATCGACGGAAGCAAGCTGCCGCTTGCGGACAATATCGCGCTGACGAAGCGGGCCGTGGAGCTGTGCGATCCGGCAGATGTTCCCGTGGAAGGAGAAATCGGCCGGGTGGGAGGAAAGGAAGATGACACCGTGTGCGACGACGCGGGCTACACCATTCCCGAAGAAGCGGTCCGCTTTGAACGGGAAACGGGCCTTTCCAGTATGGCGGTGGGCGTGGGCACCGCGCACGGCGTCTACAAGAAGACGCCGGTGCTGAACACGGCGCTTGTCGGCGAGCTGAAAGGCCGCCTCACCGTTCCCATGGTACTGCACGGTGCATCCGGTCTGTCGGATGAAGCAGTCCGGGAATGCATCCGCCGCGGGATCTGCAAGGTGAACTTCGCCACCGAGCTGCGGATCGCGTACAGCGGCGGCGTCAAAGCGGTATTGGGCGAAAAGCCGGACACGTTCGACCCCAAGGCCTATGGAAAGGCTGCGCGCGAGCGCGTCAAAGAACTGGTGGAAAATCGCATGCGCGTCTGCGGCTGCGATGGAAAAGCGTAA
- the xylB gene encoding Xylulose kinase — translation MSGILLGIDIGTSACKAAAFSGDGTVLGQASRSYPVHYPKPGWAEQDPEEWWWAVCAAIRSLLEQGVDASEIRGVGVGGQSWSAVAVDRHGSVLCSTPIWVDTRAQKICEEMKARFGEELLFHTSGNPIQPMYTMPKVLWYQENRPEVYRNADKILQSNSFIAFRLTGEMTQEPSQGYGWNCYDVARGAWNTELCRDLGVDPSLLPQIVPCHAVIGGVTAEAAEETGLRPGTFVVAGGLDAACGTLGAGVIRPGETQEQGGQAGGMSICMDACRMDPRLILGAHVVPERWLLQGGTVAGGAAVNWFEKEFCAEERAWAKEKGTSSLREMDAAAGKVPVGSEGLVFLPYLAGERSPIWDVNAKGVFYGIDFSKTRAHFARAVMEGVAYSLRHNLEIAGQAGAHAGTLRSMGGAANSGLWMQIKADVTGKDFAVPSADTATALGAAILAGVGTGEFSDFEDAVRRTVTIRRRFAPNPENAAVYSRGYVVYRGLYENLKNIMGGKVS, via the coding sequence ATGAGCGGAATCCTGCTCGGAATCGACATTGGAACCTCTGCGTGCAAGGCCGCGGCCTTTTCCGGGGACGGCACGGTGCTCGGGCAGGCGAGCAGAAGTTATCCCGTTCACTACCCGAAGCCGGGATGGGCGGAGCAGGACCCGGAGGAATGGTGGTGGGCCGTCTGCGCCGCGATCCGCAGCCTGCTGGAACAGGGCGTCGACGCCTCTGAGATCCGGGGCGTCGGCGTCGGCGGGCAGAGCTGGAGCGCCGTCGCGGTCGACCGCCACGGCAGCGTGCTGTGCAGCACGCCGATTTGGGTGGATACGCGCGCGCAGAAAATCTGTGAAGAGATGAAAGCCCGTTTCGGGGAGGAACTTCTGTTTCACACGAGCGGGAATCCCATCCAGCCCATGTACACGATGCCGAAGGTCCTGTGGTATCAGGAAAACCGGCCGGAGGTTTACCGGAACGCAGATAAAATTTTACAGTCGAACAGCTTCATCGCCTTCCGCCTGACCGGCGAGATGACGCAGGAGCCAAGCCAGGGCTATGGCTGGAACTGCTACGATGTCGCGCGGGGCGCATGGAATACGGAGCTCTGCCGGGATCTGGGCGTCGACCCTTCGCTGCTGCCGCAGATCGTGCCCTGCCACGCGGTGATCGGCGGCGTGACCGCCGAAGCGGCAGAGGAAACGGGGCTTCGCCCCGGCACTTTCGTCGTGGCGGGCGGCCTGGACGCCGCCTGCGGCACGCTGGGAGCGGGCGTCATCCGGCCGGGGGAAACACAGGAGCAGGGCGGCCAGGCAGGCGGCATGAGCATCTGTATGGACGCCTGCCGGATGGATCCGCGCCTGATCCTGGGAGCACATGTCGTCCCGGAGCGGTGGCTTCTTCAGGGGGGCACCGTCGCCGGCGGAGCCGCCGTAAACTGGTTCGAAAAGGAATTCTGCGCCGAGGAACGGGCATGGGCGAAGGAAAAGGGGACCAGCTCCCTGCGGGAGATGGATGCCGCCGCCGGAAAAGTCCCGGTCGGCAGCGAGGGCCTTGTGTTTCTGCCGTACCTCGCGGGCGAGCGCAGCCCGATTTGGGACGTGAACGCGAAAGGCGTGTTTTACGGGATCGATTTTTCCAAGACGCGGGCGCATTTCGCGCGGGCGGTGATGGAGGGCGTGGCCTACTCGCTCCGCCACAACCTCGAAATCGCCGGGCAGGCGGGCGCGCACGCCGGGACGCTCCGCTCGATGGGCGGCGCCGCTAACAGCGGCCTTTGGATGCAGATCAAGGCGGACGTCACCGGGAAGGATTTCGCCGTCCCCTCCGCCGACACCGCCACGGCGCTGGGCGCGGCCATTCTGGCGGGTGTCGGCACGGGCGAGTTTTCGGATTTTGAGGATGCGGTGCGGCGGACGGTGACCATCCGCCGGCGGTTTGCCCCGAACCCGGAAAACGCGGCGGTCTATTCGCGCGGCTACGTGGTTTACCGCGGGCTGTATGAGAATTTGAAAAATATCATGGGAGGCAAAGTTTCATGA